Proteins from one Amycolatopsis benzoatilytica AK 16/65 genomic window:
- a CDS encoding SRPBCC family protein encodes MGTRQVSRSAVIAAAPEQIFSLLADPAQHPLIDGSGTVRASRGSAPARLSLGAEFGMEMRMGAPYKIQNTVVEFEENRLIAWRHFSGHRWRWRLEPAGDGRTEVTETFDWSTARSPLAIQLMGFPKRNADAIEKTLARLDGMFPG; translated from the coding sequence ATGGGAACCCGACAGGTTTCGCGCAGCGCCGTGATTGCCGCTGCGCCGGAGCAGATTTTCTCGTTGCTGGCCGACCCGGCGCAGCATCCGCTCATCGACGGGTCCGGCACGGTGCGAGCCAGCCGCGGGTCGGCGCCCGCCCGGTTGTCGCTCGGGGCGGAGTTCGGCATGGAGATGCGGATGGGCGCGCCGTACAAGATCCAGAATACCGTCGTCGAGTTCGAGGAGAACCGGCTGATCGCCTGGCGGCACTTCTCCGGGCATCGCTGGCGCTGGCGGCTCGAGCCTGCCGGTGACGGGCGCACCGAAGTCACCGAGACGTTCGACTGGTCCACGGCGCGGTCCCCGCTCGCGATTCAGCTGATGGGGTTTCCGAAGCGGAACGCGGACGCGATCGAGAAGACTCTCGCTCGGCTCGACGGGATGTTTCCGGGCTAG